From a region of the Helianthus annuus cultivar XRQ/B chromosome 5, HanXRQr2.0-SUNRISE, whole genome shotgun sequence genome:
- the LOC110941262 gene encoding glutathione S-transferase T3-like isoform X2 translates to MHPYRPPFGGPSRPTNPNTTQPQTPYNLQDMDPSFLTYAAFLSGAPPFVPPTYGFGQAGGSQPSQPEPESEPDVEVVPESHKKKEKDEPRRAKTTIKWTKDEEYTLSRAWLDISEDEDTANFQTGPVFWDRVRALFYSSWGQGEHRDKDSISSKWTDINNKCHAFQEVYQRNYDNRPSGESDVGVLTKTLEEFDRTKSPFTYYKCWELLRKSPKWALVNPMTSSSRRRAKRSKTSSSADPSTPTSDVRNVNLNETLDVDEQIQEELARPTGRRKGTGKKTVESSSDLELKDDFEEMNRRLQDIRDLGHKRWEIMKDRVVETKKFNELQEARQMEKDIEFLSKPIDHLQGDALILAQMRRQKIREKYGL, encoded by the exons ATGCATCCATACCGACCCCCGTTTGGTGGCCCCTCAAGACCcacgaacccgaacacaacccaaccgcaaaccCCGTACAACCTacaagacatggacccgagcttttTAACTTACGCGGCTTTCTTGAGTGGCGCCCCTCCTTTTGTTCCTCCCACCTACGGCTttggtcaagccggcgggtcgcaaccgtcacaacccgaacccgaatccgaaccCGATGTCGAGGTCGTGCCGGA GTCGCATAAAAAGAAGGAAAAGGATGAGCCTCGACGTGCAAAAACAACCATTAAATGGACGAAGGACGAGGAATACACGTTGAGTCGGGCGTGGCTCGATATTTCGGAGGACGAAGATACCG caaactttcaaacgggcccCGTTTTTTGGGATAGGGTGCGTGCACTCTTTTATAGCTCGTGGGGTCAAGGCGAGCATCGGGACAAGGATTcaatttctagcaaatggaccgacatcaacaacaaaTGTCACGCGTTTCAAGAAGTTTAccaacgtaactacgataatCGCCCGAGCGGTGAAAGTGACGTCGGGGTTTTAACAAAGACTTTGGAGGAGTTCGATAGGACGAAAAGCCCTTTCACGTACTATAAGTGTTGGGAGCTTctacgaaaaagtccaaagtgggcgcTTGTTAATCCAATGACGTCAAGTAGTAGACGCCgggctaaaaggtcaaaaacatcatcctccgcCGACCCGTCAACTCCGACATCCGATGTCCGTAATGTTAATTTAAATGAAACGTTGGACGTTGACGAGCAAATTCAAGAAGAGTTGGCCCGACCCACCGGTAGAAGAAAGGGAACGGGGAAAAAAAcggtcgagtcgtcttccgatctcgaaCTAAAGGatgatttcgaggagatgaaccgtcgtctccaagatATTCGCGACCTCGGCCACAAACGTTGGGAGATTATGAAAGACCGAGTAGTTGAAACCAAAAAGTTCAACGAGTTGCAAGAGGCGCgacaaatggaaaaggacattgagtttttgtccaaaccgatCGACCACCTCCAAGGCGACGCGTTGATCTTGGCTcaaatgcgtcgccaaaaaatacgagaaaaatatggactttag
- the LOC110941262 gene encoding glutathione S-transferase T3-like isoform X1: MHPYRPPFGGPSRPTNPNTTQPQTPYNLQDMDPSFLTYAAFLSGAPPFVPPTYGFGQAGGSQPSQPEPESEPDVEVVPESQPEPVQDKSKRGRRSHKKKEKDEPRRAKTTIKWTKDEEYTLSRAWLDISEDEDTANFQTGPVFWDRVRALFYSSWGQGEHRDKDSISSKWTDINNKCHAFQEVYQRNYDNRPSGESDVGVLTKTLEEFDRTKSPFTYYKCWELLRKSPKWALVNPMTSSSRRRAKRSKTSSSADPSTPTSDVRNVNLNETLDVDEQIQEELARPTGRRKGTGKKTVESSSDLELKDDFEEMNRRLQDIRDLGHKRWEIMKDRVVETKKFNELQEARQMEKDIEFLSKPIDHLQGDALILAQMRRQKIREKYGL, from the exons ATGCATCCATACCGACCCCCGTTTGGTGGCCCCTCAAGACCcacgaacccgaacacaacccaaccgcaaaccCCGTACAACCTacaagacatggacccgagcttttTAACTTACGCGGCTTTCTTGAGTGGCGCCCCTCCTTTTGTTCCTCCCACCTACGGCTttggtcaagccggcgggtcgcaaccgtcacaacccgaacccgaatccgaaccCGATGTCGAGGTCGTGCCGGAGTcgcaacccgaaccggtgcaagaCAAATCGAAACGCGGCAGAAGGTCGCATAAAAAGAAGGAAAAGGATGAGCCTCGACGTGCAAAAACAACCATTAAATGGACGAAGGACGAGGAATACACGTTGAGTCGGGCGTGGCTCGATATTTCGGAGGACGAAGATACCG caaactttcaaacgggcccCGTTTTTTGGGATAGGGTGCGTGCACTCTTTTATAGCTCGTGGGGTCAAGGCGAGCATCGGGACAAGGATTcaatttctagcaaatggaccgacatcaacaacaaaTGTCACGCGTTTCAAGAAGTTTAccaacgtaactacgataatCGCCCGAGCGGTGAAAGTGACGTCGGGGTTTTAACAAAGACTTTGGAGGAGTTCGATAGGACGAAAAGCCCTTTCACGTACTATAAGTGTTGGGAGCTTctacgaaaaagtccaaagtgggcgcTTGTTAATCCAATGACGTCAAGTAGTAGACGCCgggctaaaaggtcaaaaacatcatcctccgcCGACCCGTCAACTCCGACATCCGATGTCCGTAATGTTAATTTAAATGAAACGTTGGACGTTGACGAGCAAATTCAAGAAGAGTTGGCCCGACCCACCGGTAGAAGAAAGGGAACGGGGAAAAAAAcggtcgagtcgtcttccgatctcgaaCTAAAGGatgatttcgaggagatgaaccgtcgtctccaagatATTCGCGACCTCGGCCACAAACGTTGGGAGATTATGAAAGACCGAGTAGTTGAAACCAAAAAGTTCAACGAGTTGCAAGAGGCGCgacaaatggaaaaggacattgagtttttgtccaaaccgatCGACCACCTCCAAGGCGACGCGTTGATCTTGGCTcaaatgcgtcgccaaaaaatacgagaaaaatatggactttag